A stretch of Gadus macrocephalus chromosome 17, ASM3116895v1 DNA encodes these proteins:
- the LOC132475804 gene encoding disks large homolog 4-like isoform X8 — MASTPMNGSEGELEYEEITLERGTAGLGFSIAGGTDNPHVGDDPSVFITKIIPGGAAALDGRLRVNDSILLVNDVDVREVTHSMAVEALKEAGSVVRLYVLRPRPPADTVLQIRLIKGPKGLGFSIAGGVGNQHVAGDNSIYVTKIIEGGAAHRDGRLQIRDRILAVNSMNLEEVLHEDAVTALKNTSEVVYLKVATPTAGYTHPPDLTSSYMEPEYLADYPQALPPPSPRRYSPVTHGMMGEDDYAREPRRVCVQRGSSGLGFNIVGGEDGEGIFISFILAGGPADLSGELRRGDQILTVNGVDLRHATHEQAAAALKNAGQTVTIVTQYRPEEYSRFEAKIHDLREQMMNSSSGSLRANRSFYVRALFDYDKQWDCGVLSQALDFNFGEVLHVIDSSEDEWWQARRLNQQGELEEVGYIPSKHRVERKQWSRFNKVEGFVQSYEMVTQIEVDYARPVIILGPTKDRLNDDLLSEFPDKFGSCVPHTTRPQREYEVDGRDYHFVSSREQMERDIQSHCFIEAGQYNNHLYGTSVQSVRQVAEQQGKHCVLDVSANAVRRLQAANLHPIAIFIRPRSLQNILDLNKRLSEDQAGKALERAITLEQDFIECFTAMVEGGSFQDVYDQVTAVIQEQSGPYIWVPARESF, encoded by the exons GTGAATGACAGCATCCTATTGGTGAACGACGTGGACGTGCGTGAGGTCACCCACTCCATGGCGGTGGAGGCTCTGAAGGAGGCGGGGTCTGTGGTCAGGCTGTACGTcctgaggccacgcccccctgcTGACACCGTTCTGCAGATCAGACTCATCAAAGGACCCAAAG GTCTGGGCTTCAGCATCGCGGGGGGAGTCGGTAACCAACACGTTGCCGGGGACAACAGCATCTACGTCACCAAGATCATTGAGGGGGGGGCCGCCCACCGAGACGGGCGGCTCCAGATCAGAGACCGGATACTggcg GTGAACAGTATGAATTTAGAGGAGGTGCTCCATGAAGATGCGGTCACCGCACTAAAGAACACGTCGGAGGTTGTTTACCTGAAAGTAGCCACGCCAACTGCTGGCTACACACACCCCCCTGACCTCACCAGCT cCTATATGGAACCTGAATATCTCGCCGATTACCCACAAGCCCTGCCTCCACCGTCGCCACGGCGATACTCACCGGTCACCCATGGCATGATGGGAGAGGACGACTATGCGCG ggagcctcggcgtgtgtgtgtgcagcggggGTCCTCGGGTCTGGGCTTCAACATCGTTGGAGGAGAAGACGGGGAGGGCATCTTCATCTCCTTCATCCTGGCTGGAGGCCCGGCAGACCTGAGTGGAGagctgaggagaggagaccagaTCCTCACT gtgaatGGTGTGGATCTCAGACATGCGACACATGAACAGGCTGCGGCTGCACTGAAGAATGCTGGACAGACTGTTACCATAGTAACACAGTACAGACCAGAGG aGTACAGTCGTTTTGAAGCTAAGATTCACGATCTGAGGGAACAAATGATGAACAGCTCCTCAGGATCCCTGAGAGCCAACCGATCCTTCTACGTCAG AGCACTTTTTGACTACGATAAGCAGTGGGACTGCGGTGTCCTATCACAAGCCCTGGACTTCAACTTTGGGGAGGTGCTTCACGTGATTGACAGCTCAGAGGATGAATGGTGGCAGGCCAGGAGGCTGAACCAGCAGGGAGAGCTAGAGGAGGTTGGATATATCCCCTCCAAAcacag agtggAGAGGAAGCAGTGGTCAAGATTTAATAAAG TTGAAGGATTTGTCCAGAGTTATGAGATGGTGACACAAATTGAAG TGGACTACGCTCGCCCGGTCATCATCCTAGGGCCCACTAAGGACCGCCTGAACGACGATCTGCTCTCCGAGTTCCCAGACAAGTTTGGCTCGTGTGTTCCCC ATACGACTCGCCCCCAGAGGGAGTATGAGGTTGATGGGCGTGACTATCATTTTGTGTCGTCACGGGAACAGATGGAGAGGGACATCCAATCCCATTGCTTCATTGAGGCTGGACAATACAACAACCATCTGTATGGGACATCCGTACAGAGTGTGAGACAGGTGGCTGAGCag CAGGGTAAACACTGTGTACTGGACGTGTCGGCCAACGCTGTGAGGAGGCTCCAGGCTGCTAACCTCCACCCCATTGCCATCTTCATTCGACCACGCTCGCTGCAGAACATCCT GGACTTGAACAAGCGTCTGTCGGAGGACCAGGCTGGGAAGGCTCTGGAGCGCGCCATCACCCTGGAGCAGGACTTCATAGAGTGTTTCACAG CAATGGTGGAAGGCGGGAGTTTCCAGGACGTTTACGACCAGGTGACTGCGGTCATCCAGGAGCAGAGCGGCCCCTACATCTGGGTCCCCGCCAGAGAGAGCTTCTGA
- the LOC132475804 gene encoding disks large homolog 4-like isoform X9: MNGSEGELEYEEITLERGTAGLGFSIAGGTDNPHVGDDPSVFITKIIPGGAAALDGRLRVNDSILLVNDVDVREVTHSMAVEALKEAGSVVRLYVLRPRPPADTVLQIRLIKGPKGLGFSIAGGVGNQHVAGDNSIYVTKIIEGGAAHRDGRLQIRDRILAVNSMNLEEVLHEDAVTALKNTSEVVYLKVATPTAGYTHPPDLTSSYMEPEYLADYPQALPPPSPRRYSPVTHGMMGEDDYAREPRRVCVQRGSSGLGFNIVGGEDGEGIFISFILAGGPADLSGELRRGDQILTVNGVDLRHATHEQAAAALKNAGQTVTIVTQYRPEEYSRFEAKIHDLREQMMNSSSGSLRANRSFYVRALFDYDKQWDCGVLSQALDFNFGEVLHVIDSSEDEWWQARRLNQQGELEEVGYIPSKHRVERKQWSRFNKVEGFVQSYEMVTQIEVDYARPVIILGPTKDRLNDDLLSEFPDKFGSCVPHTTRPQREYEVDGRDYHFVSSREQMERDIQSHCFIEAGQYNNHLYGTSVQSVRQVAEQQGKHCVLDVSANAVRRLQAANLHPIAIFIRPRSLQNILDLNKRLSEDQAGKALERAITLEQDFIECFTAMVEGGSFQDVYDQVTAVIQEQSGPYIWVPARESF, from the exons GTGAATGACAGCATCCTATTGGTGAACGACGTGGACGTGCGTGAGGTCACCCACTCCATGGCGGTGGAGGCTCTGAAGGAGGCGGGGTCTGTGGTCAGGCTGTACGTcctgaggccacgcccccctgcTGACACCGTTCTGCAGATCAGACTCATCAAAGGACCCAAAG GTCTGGGCTTCAGCATCGCGGGGGGAGTCGGTAACCAACACGTTGCCGGGGACAACAGCATCTACGTCACCAAGATCATTGAGGGGGGGGCCGCCCACCGAGACGGGCGGCTCCAGATCAGAGACCGGATACTggcg GTGAACAGTATGAATTTAGAGGAGGTGCTCCATGAAGATGCGGTCACCGCACTAAAGAACACGTCGGAGGTTGTTTACCTGAAAGTAGCCACGCCAACTGCTGGCTACACACACCCCCCTGACCTCACCAGCT cCTATATGGAACCTGAATATCTCGCCGATTACCCACAAGCCCTGCCTCCACCGTCGCCACGGCGATACTCACCGGTCACCCATGGCATGATGGGAGAGGACGACTATGCGCG ggagcctcggcgtgtgtgtgtgcagcggggGTCCTCGGGTCTGGGCTTCAACATCGTTGGAGGAGAAGACGGGGAGGGCATCTTCATCTCCTTCATCCTGGCTGGAGGCCCGGCAGACCTGAGTGGAGagctgaggagaggagaccagaTCCTCACT gtgaatGGTGTGGATCTCAGACATGCGACACATGAACAGGCTGCGGCTGCACTGAAGAATGCTGGACAGACTGTTACCATAGTAACACAGTACAGACCAGAGG aGTACAGTCGTTTTGAAGCTAAGATTCACGATCTGAGGGAACAAATGATGAACAGCTCCTCAGGATCCCTGAGAGCCAACCGATCCTTCTACGTCAG AGCACTTTTTGACTACGATAAGCAGTGGGACTGCGGTGTCCTATCACAAGCCCTGGACTTCAACTTTGGGGAGGTGCTTCACGTGATTGACAGCTCAGAGGATGAATGGTGGCAGGCCAGGAGGCTGAACCAGCAGGGAGAGCTAGAGGAGGTTGGATATATCCCCTCCAAAcacag agtggAGAGGAAGCAGTGGTCAAGATTTAATAAAG TTGAAGGATTTGTCCAGAGTTATGAGATGGTGACACAAATTGAAG TGGACTACGCTCGCCCGGTCATCATCCTAGGGCCCACTAAGGACCGCCTGAACGACGATCTGCTCTCCGAGTTCCCAGACAAGTTTGGCTCGTGTGTTCCCC ATACGACTCGCCCCCAGAGGGAGTATGAGGTTGATGGGCGTGACTATCATTTTGTGTCGTCACGGGAACAGATGGAGAGGGACATCCAATCCCATTGCTTCATTGAGGCTGGACAATACAACAACCATCTGTATGGGACATCCGTACAGAGTGTGAGACAGGTGGCTGAGCag CAGGGTAAACACTGTGTACTGGACGTGTCGGCCAACGCTGTGAGGAGGCTCCAGGCTGCTAACCTCCACCCCATTGCCATCTTCATTCGACCACGCTCGCTGCAGAACATCCT GGACTTGAACAAGCGTCTGTCGGAGGACCAGGCTGGGAAGGCTCTGGAGCGCGCCATCACCCTGGAGCAGGACTTCATAGAGTGTTTCACAG CAATGGTGGAAGGCGGGAGTTTCCAGGACGTTTACGACCAGGTGACTGCGGTCATCCAGGAGCAGAGCGGCCCCTACATCTGGGTCCCCGCCAGAGAGAGCTTCTGA